From Paenibacillus physcomitrellae, the proteins below share one genomic window:
- the ribD gene encoding bifunctional diaminohydroxyphosphoribosylaminopyrimidine deaminase/5-amino-6-(5-phosphoribosylamino)uracil reductase RibD: MQWTASGDVNLQPMSDEFYMALALDMARHTQGQTGVNPVVGSVVVREGAVVGMGAHLKRGEGHAEVHALHMAGERAAGSTVYVTLEPCSHYGATPPCSKRLIEAGVSRVVVAFEDPNPQVSGRGIAMLREAGITVETGVMEAEARQLNRKFIKFITTGLPFITLKAASTLDGKIATRTGDSKWVTGDAARQIVHTMRHQHAAILVGVNTVIADNPSLTTRLPVPGLSPIRIIVDSKLRIPEEAKVLQAGEEGDQDTIILTTVDHGNPAKQQLLEAKGIRIIPCGEGERVDLQAGLKQLAVSGIPSILVEGGGAISGSFLAEKMIDEVQLFLAPKLIGSGGKDSFGFIGPDMMNDAITLSNLQVTPAGNDLLITGTPSWEG, encoded by the coding sequence ATGCAGTGGACAGCTTCCGGAGATGTAAATTTACAGCCCATGAGCGATGAGTTCTATATGGCGCTTGCGCTTGATATGGCCAGGCATACACAGGGACAGACAGGCGTTAATCCGGTTGTCGGCTCCGTGGTCGTCCGGGAGGGCGCGGTAGTCGGCATGGGCGCACATTTGAAGCGGGGCGAAGGGCATGCGGAAGTTCACGCGCTGCATATGGCGGGAGAACGGGCAGCTGGAAGCACCGTTTATGTGACGCTTGAGCCGTGCAGCCATTATGGGGCGACCCCGCCCTGCAGCAAGAGGCTGATCGAAGCTGGGGTATCCCGCGTTGTAGTGGCCTTCGAGGACCCGAATCCCCAAGTTTCAGGCAGGGGAATCGCCATGTTAAGGGAAGCCGGCATCACGGTGGAGACCGGCGTTATGGAAGCAGAAGCCAGGCAGTTAAACAGGAAATTCATCAAGTTTATTACTACGGGACTTCCCTTTATCACCCTCAAAGCAGCCAGCACGCTGGATGGCAAAATTGCGACGCGTACAGGCGACAGTAAATGGGTTACAGGGGATGCCGCACGTCAAATTGTTCATACGATGCGTCATCAGCATGCGGCTATTCTGGTCGGAGTGAACACGGTTATCGCTGATAATCCCTCTTTAACCACCCGGCTGCCTGTACCGGGGCTTTCTCCGATCCGGATTATCGTTGATTCCAAACTTCGGATCCCCGAGGAAGCGAAAGTGCTTCAGGCAGGAGAAGAAGGAGATCAGGACACGATTATTTTAACGACCGTGGATCACGGGAATCCGGCAAAGCAGCAGCTCCTTGAAGCCAAAGGAATCCGGATCATTCCCTGCGGAGAAGGGGAGCGGGTGGATCTGCAAGCCGGTCTAAAACAGCTAGCGGTGTCTGGAATCCCGTCCATACTGGTGGAGGGCGGGGGGGCGATAAGCGGATCGTTCCTTGCGGAGAAAATGATAGACGAAGTTCAGCTGTTCCTCGCTCCTAAGCTGATCGGCAGCGGAGGCAAGGACAGTTTCGGCTTTATCGGTCCGGACATGATGAATGATGCAATCACATTATCGAATTTGCAAGTCACACCGGCCGGGAATGATCTTTTGATTACAGGAACACCAAGCTGGGAGGGATAA
- a CDS encoding peptidylprolyl isomerase — translation MAKQARIKLANGGEVILDLFDKDAPNTVANFEKLANSGFYNGLVFHRVIPGFVAQGGCPNGTGTGGPGYTINCEINPNKHERGSLAMAHAGRNTGGSQFYICYEAQPHLDGQHTVFGKVVSGMEQVDAFQGRDRMESVEVYEV, via the coding sequence ATGGCTAAACAAGCAAGAATCAAACTGGCGAACGGTGGAGAAGTTATTCTTGACCTGTTCGATAAAGACGCACCGAATACGGTAGCAAACTTTGAAAAATTGGCAAACTCCGGCTTCTACAACGGCCTTGTCTTTCACCGCGTTATCCCAGGTTTTGTAGCTCAAGGCGGTTGCCCGAACGGAACAGGCACCGGCGGACCCGGTTATACCATCAACTGCGAAATCAATCCAAACAAACACGAACGTGGTTCCCTGGCTATGGCTCATGCCGGACGCAACACAGGCGGAAGCCAGTTCTATATTTGCTACGAAGCGCAGCCGCATCTTGACGGCCAGCATACCGTATTCGGTAAAGTTGTCAGCGGCATGGAGCAAGTAGATGCTTTCCAAGGACGCGACCGCATGGAGTCCGTAGAAGTTTACGAAGTGTAA
- the lysA gene encoding diaminopimelate decarboxylase — translation MYLHGTSTINAKGHLEIGGCDTVELKEQYGTPLYIMDETLIRARAREFTEAFRQSGLAFQVAFASKAFCTMAMCRLVEEEGMSLDVVSEGELYTALKAGFPAQRIHFHGNNKTPDEIQMAIDARIGCFVADNFDELHLLNALAADKGVKVNVLLRITPGVEAHTHEYISTGQTDSKFGFDLANGAAYEAVKTAIGLPQLNLLGLHSHIGSQIFEVEGFKVAAERVSEFAVKVKRELDFIFKVINLGGGFGIRYTEEDTPLHASVYVKAITDAVKHHFSGVYDQLPEVWIEPGRSIVGDAGTTLYTIGSSKDIPGVRKYVSVDGGMTDNPRPALYDSKYEAMLANRASEAASETVSIAGKCCESGDMLIWDLKLPESKSGDLLAVASTGAYNYSMASNYNRIPRPAVVFVKDGESHLVVKRESLNDIIANDLIPERIFKQHSLK, via the coding sequence ATGTATTTACATGGTACCAGCACAATCAATGCCAAAGGTCATTTGGAGATCGGCGGCTGTGATACTGTAGAACTAAAGGAACAATACGGAACACCGCTGTATATAATGGACGAAACGCTGATCCGCGCGCGCGCGCGGGAGTTTACGGAAGCTTTCCGGCAATCGGGTTTGGCTTTCCAGGTCGCCTTTGCAAGCAAGGCCTTCTGCACGATGGCTATGTGCCGGTTGGTGGAAGAAGAGGGGATGAGCCTCGACGTCGTCTCGGAGGGGGAATTGTATACGGCTTTGAAGGCTGGTTTTCCGGCGCAGCGTATTCATTTCCACGGCAATAACAAAACGCCTGATGAAATTCAGATGGCGATCGACGCAAGGATCGGCTGCTTTGTGGCTGACAATTTCGACGAGCTGCATCTGCTGAACGCCCTTGCAGCTGATAAAGGAGTAAAAGTTAACGTGCTGCTGCGTATCACTCCTGGAGTAGAAGCACATACGCATGAATATATTTCGACGGGCCAAACCGATTCCAAATTTGGTTTTGATCTAGCGAACGGAGCGGCTTATGAAGCGGTGAAGACGGCCATCGGACTTCCTCAGCTGAACCTGCTAGGTCTTCATTCGCATATCGGTTCGCAGATCTTTGAAGTGGAAGGCTTCAAGGTCGCCGCCGAACGTGTATCCGAATTTGCAGTAAAGGTGAAGCGCGAGCTCGATTTTATTTTTAAGGTAATCAATCTTGGCGGCGGTTTTGGCATCCGTTATACCGAAGAAGATACACCGCTGCATGCTTCCGTTTATGTGAAGGCAATTACGGATGCAGTGAAACACCACTTCTCCGGCGTTTACGACCAGCTGCCTGAAGTGTGGATTGAACCGGGCCGCAGCATTGTCGGTGATGCGGGGACTACGCTTTACACAATTGGTTCCAGTAAAGATATCCCAGGCGTCCGCAAATACGTGTCGGTTGACGGCGGAATGACCGATAATCCCCGTCCGGCTTTGTATGATTCCAAATATGAAGCCATGCTTGCGAATCGTGCCAGTGAAGCGGCATCTGAAACGGTTTCTATTGCCGGGAAATGCTGCGAAAGCGGGGATATGCTCATTTGGGATCTGAAGCTGCCGGAATCCAAATCCGGCGATTTGCTGGCTGTAGCTTCAACTGGGGCTTATAACTACTCCATGGCCAGTAATTATAACCGGATTCCGCGTCCGGCTGTTGTATTCGTCAAGGATGGAGAGAGTCATCTGGTCGTAAAACGGGAATCGTTAAACGATATTATCGCTAACGATTTGATTCCGGAACGGATCTTCAAACAGCATTCACTGAAATAA
- a CDS encoding spore germination protein codes for MTDRYSDMESSKHSEQGTIEFIPDFDPGHGSEESGSGRTPGSGEVDSRKKENEASDSIQESVLYWQHSDNISRKLLTTKKTLEQVVGLGESFDVDFREMTFAGRRAAFFLITTFVKDNILVEIMKRLTYLTPDSVSGSAVKAFFEEYIPHMQVTTTDKLSECITQALSGMSVLFLEGEDTAILMDTRSYPVRNPEEPSLERVVRGARDGFTETLLTNVSLVRRRLRDPGLTFEIMKVGRRTEMDVSIAYIDDIVDKVQVEELKKKISSVDIEGIPLADKQLEEAIIHKGWNPYPLVRYSERPDTVASHLLEGRVVVFVDTSPSVMILPTTFFDLCQHAEENRQTAFMGTYLRWIRFFGIIASLFLLPLWLLVVVHPEIKPPALSFIGPQAQAKIPLIAQFLLVEFGVDLMRMAAVHTPTPLASAMGLIAAILVGDIAVKTGLFVNEVVLYMAVAAIGMFATPSYELGLANRLVRLFLLVTVAIFGIPGFVAGVTLFIILLTLHRSLNSSYLWPFIPFNAKAMAAVVLRMPVMYAKSRPSFNKPRDRSRISKD; via the coding sequence ATGACTGATCGTTATTCGGACATGGAATCATCCAAGCATTCAGAACAAGGGACCATTGAGTTTATCCCTGATTTTGATCCGGGACACGGCTCCGAGGAATCCGGCAGTGGAAGAACACCTGGAAGCGGAGAGGTTGACTCCCGTAAAAAAGAAAACGAAGCCTCGGATTCCATCCAGGAATCGGTATTGTATTGGCAACACAGCGATAATATCAGCCGTAAACTGCTCACAACCAAGAAAACGCTGGAACAGGTCGTTGGTCTTGGAGAAAGCTTTGACGTTGATTTTCGGGAGATGACCTTTGCCGGCCGAAGAGCGGCTTTCTTCCTCATTACCACGTTTGTGAAAGACAATATCCTTGTTGAGATTATGAAAAGGCTGACCTATTTGACGCCTGATTCGGTATCCGGGAGTGCGGTCAAAGCTTTTTTTGAAGAATATATTCCTCATATGCAGGTTACAACGACCGACAAATTAAGCGAATGTATTACACAGGCTTTATCCGGCATGAGCGTGTTGTTCCTGGAAGGCGAGGATACGGCGATTCTAATGGATACGCGTTCTTATCCGGTGAGGAATCCCGAGGAACCTTCCCTGGAAAGAGTGGTCCGTGGAGCGAGGGACGGCTTTACCGAAACGCTGCTGACGAATGTCAGTCTGGTCAGGCGCCGGCTCAGGGATCCTGGTTTAACCTTTGAAATTATGAAGGTCGGCCGGCGTACAGAGATGGATGTTTCAATCGCCTATATTGATGATATCGTCGATAAAGTGCAGGTGGAGGAGCTCAAGAAGAAGATCAGCAGCGTTGATATCGAAGGCATTCCTCTCGCAGATAAACAGCTGGAGGAAGCTATTATCCATAAAGGCTGGAATCCTTATCCGCTGGTTAGATATTCAGAACGACCGGATACCGTTGCCTCTCATCTGCTGGAAGGCAGGGTCGTCGTATTTGTAGATACTTCGCCGAGCGTAATGATTTTGCCTACGACCTTTTTTGATTTGTGCCAGCATGCAGAGGAGAACCGGCAGACAGCGTTTATGGGCACTTATTTACGCTGGATCCGTTTCTTCGGGATCATCGCTTCATTATTTTTACTGCCGCTTTGGCTGCTGGTCGTCGTGCATCCGGAGATCAAGCCACCGGCCTTATCGTTTATAGGCCCGCAAGCTCAGGCCAAAATCCCGCTTATTGCTCAGTTTCTTCTGGTTGAATTCGGGGTTGACCTGATGCGCATGGCTGCTGTTCATACGCCGACGCCGCTGGCCTCTGCCATGGGCTTGATTGCGGCTATCCTGGTCGGTGATATTGCGGTCAAGACCGGTTTGTTCGTGAACGAAGTGGTGCTGTATATGGCGGTTGCCGCTATCGGGATGTTTGCTACCCCAAGTTATGAGCTGGGGCTGGCCAATCGTCTGGTGCGCCTGTTTCTGCTCGTGACGGTTGCTATATTTGGAATTCCGGGTTTTGTTGCAGGGGTGACCCTCTTCATCATCCTGCTAACGCTGCACCGTTCGCTTAACTCTTCCTACCTCTGGCCGTTTATACCATTTAATGCAAAGGCAATGGCCGCCGTTGTGCTCCGTATGCCGGTGATGTATGCCAAATCACGCCCGTCCTTCAACAAACCGCGTGACCGCAGCCGGATCAGCAAGGATTAA
- a CDS encoding stage V sporulation protein AB yields MVPQIVQTVCLAFLGLAGGTAVGAGVVALFVVLDIVPRLAQLTRTYPRVHWYEGAMIAGSLFGTFADFWNWKFYIAWKPVPALVGLFNGIFVGMLAAALTEVLNVLPILAKRVRLQRYLFLLLLAMVFGKVAGSFYDWFIYHP; encoded by the coding sequence ATGGTACCGCAAATCGTCCAGACGGTCTGTCTGGCCTTCCTGGGGCTGGCTGGAGGAACGGCAGTCGGGGCCGGCGTGGTCGCCTTGTTTGTCGTTCTTGACATCGTTCCAAGGCTGGCTCAGCTCACCCGGACTTATCCCAGGGTCCATTGGTATGAGGGAGCCATGATCGCGGGTTCCCTGTTCGGCACTTTTGCCGACTTTTGGAACTGGAAGTTCTATATCGCTTGGAAGCCGGTGCCCGCCTTGGTGGGATTGTTTAATGGTATTTTTGTAGGCATGCTGGCAGCCGCTTTGACGGAAGTGCTTAATGTGCTGCCGATTTTAGCCAAGAGGGTGCGGCTTCAGCGGTATCTGTTTCTGCTGCTGCTTGCCATGGTATTTGGTAAAGTCGCCGGTTCCTTCTACGATTGGTTTATCTATCATCCCTAA
- a CDS encoding stage V sporulation protein AA — MGQGKETELVYIRLRKHVKLMNGTRILLGDIAQILAPASCEEKLKQLVVKQPVKQDGNRIVIDMMRVIQVIREAFPELLIEYIGEPHTLVEISGRENNPSILLFIAVWLLLFFGSMLTIMNFHADVSMPEVIVHIVEMITGRHDDHPYLFQTTYSLGIGLGMILFFNHLFRKKWNEEPTPLEVEMFLYQENMDHYVITEEYKKIHRKESKLTTREEAGIGKEKETRGGDGL, encoded by the coding sequence ATGGGTCAAGGGAAGGAAACCGAATTGGTCTATATCCGGCTGAGAAAACATGTAAAGCTGATGAACGGGACACGGATTCTCCTTGGAGACATTGCCCAGATTCTGGCTCCCGCTTCCTGTGAGGAGAAATTAAAGCAGCTAGTCGTCAAACAGCCTGTCAAACAGGATGGCAACCGGATTGTCATCGATATGATGAGGGTGATTCAGGTGATCCGCGAAGCGTTTCCGGAGCTCCTGATTGAATACATCGGGGAACCCCATACCCTTGTGGAGATCAGCGGACGGGAGAACAATCCTTCGATCCTGCTCTTTATTGCAGTCTGGCTGCTGCTGTTCTTCGGCTCCATGCTAACCATCATGAATTTCCATGCCGATGTAAGCATGCCAGAGGTCATCGTCCATATCGTTGAGATGATTACGGGAAGGCACGATGACCATCCCTATCTGTTTCAAACTACTTATTCGCTCGGCATAGGACTGGGCATGATCCTCTTCTTTAATCATCTGTTTCGAAAAAAATGGAACGAGGAGCCTACCCCGCTTGAGGTTGAAATGTTTCTGTATCAGGAGAATATGGACCATTATGTAATTACCGAAGAGTACAAAAAGATTCACCGTAAGGAAAGCAAGCTGACAACGAGGGAAGAGGCGGGGATTGGGAAGGAAAAAGAGACCAGGGGAGGGGATGGCCTATGA
- the sigF gene encoding RNA polymerase sporulation sigma factor SigF — protein MDADLKQTPREYLDDSEVKRLIALSQSGDTLARDTLVNCNIRLVWSVVQRFMNRGYEPEDLFQIGCIGLLKSVDKFDLSYDVKFSTYAVPMIIGEIQRFLRDDGTLKVSRSLKEMANKVRKKKDELSKTLGRLPTIKEVAQELGVSPEDVVFAQEANKPPTSIHETVFENEGDPITLIDQIADESQERWFDKLALHEALDGLTERERLIVYLRYYRDQTQSEVASRLGISQVQVSRLEKKILQNIRDQIAQ, from the coding sequence ATGGACGCTGATCTGAAACAAACTCCGAGGGAATATTTGGATGACTCGGAAGTGAAGAGGCTGATCGCCCTCAGCCAGTCGGGCGACACGCTGGCACGGGATACGCTGGTGAACTGCAACATACGTCTTGTTTGGTCCGTAGTGCAGCGGTTTATGAACCGCGGCTACGAACCGGAAGACTTGTTCCAGATCGGATGCATCGGGCTGCTGAAATCCGTGGACAAATTTGACCTCAGTTATGATGTGAAGTTCTCCACCTATGCCGTACCGATGATTATCGGAGAAATCCAGCGCTTTCTCAGGGACGACGGAACGCTGAAGGTGAGCCGCTCGCTGAAGGAAATGGCCAACAAAGTCCGGAAGAAGAAAGACGAGCTGTCCAAAACGCTTGGCCGTCTGCCAACCATTAAGGAAGTAGCGCAGGAGCTTGGAGTATCACCGGAGGACGTCGTATTTGCCCAGGAGGCCAACAAACCTCCAACCTCCATACATGAGACTGTATTTGAGAACGAAGGGGACCCGATCACGCTGATCGATCAGATTGCCGACGAGTCCCAGGAGCGCTGGTTTGACAAGCTGGCGCTTCATGAAGCGCTGGACGGGCTGACGGAAAGGGAAAGGCTGATTGTCTACCTGAGGTATTACCGGGATCAGACGCAGTCCGAGGTGGCCAGCAGGTTGGGTATCTCCCAGGTGCAGGTTTCCAGGCTGGAGAAGAAGATTCTTCAGAATATCCGGGATCAGATCGCCCAATAA
- the spoIIAB gene encoding anti-sigma F factor — protein MSESSRNFMTLQFAAKSENESFARVTVAAFVSQLDPTMDEITDLKTVVSEAVTNCIIHGYDSDPNGIITITAEIEEDTIMLTIEDKGRGIEDLELAQQPLYTSKPELERSGMGFTIMENFMDEFGVTSEMGQGTKIRMKKRIESKKALYN, from the coding sequence ATGAGCGAAAGCAGCCGTAATTTTATGACGTTGCAGTTTGCCGCCAAGTCCGAGAACGAATCTTTTGCCCGCGTCACTGTAGCTGCATTTGTTTCTCAGCTTGATCCGACGATGGACGAAATTACCGACCTCAAGACGGTCGTATCCGAAGCCGTAACGAACTGCATTATTCACGGCTACGACAGTGATCCAAACGGGATCATTACGATCACGGCCGAAATTGAAGAAGATACGATTATGCTGACAATCGAAGATAAAGGACGCGGTATCGAGGATCTGGAACTGGCCCAGCAGCCTCTTTACACGTCGAAGCCGGAGCTGGAGCGTTCTGGGATGGGATTTACCATCATGGAGAACTTTATGGACGAGTTTGGCGTCACCAGCGAAATGGGGCAGGGTACCAAGATCCGGATGAAGAAGAGGATCGAATCCAAGAAAGCTTTGTATAACTAA
- the spoIIAA gene encoding anti-sigma F factor antagonist codes for MKVNVELETRRDTLIVRLSGELDHHAADGVRLQLDEEIARGRCRHLVLSLESLQFMDSSGLGVILGRYKLIKQKGGQMAVCHVNTPVYRLFEMSGLFKIMPIYATEEEALTELEVAL; via the coding sequence ATGAAGGTGAATGTGGAATTGGAAACACGCAGGGATACACTGATCGTCCGGCTCAGCGGTGAACTTGATCACCATGCGGCCGACGGAGTTCGCCTGCAGTTGGATGAGGAAATCGCACGCGGGCGCTGCCGGCACCTGGTGCTCAGCCTGGAGTCCCTTCAATTCATGGACAGTTCTGGTCTTGGCGTTATTCTGGGCCGATATAAGCTGATTAAGCAAAAGGGTGGTCAAATGGCCGTATGCCATGTGAATACGCCTGTGTACCGGTTGTTTGAAATGTCCGGTTTGTTTAAGATCATGCCGATTTATGCCACGGAAGAAGAAGCACTTACGGAATTGGAGGTAGCGTTATGA
- a CDS encoding D-alanyl-D-alanine carboxypeptidase family protein, with protein sequence MKKRLLICTLAFCLFAGMATPGNAAPAGSPTQDPATAGLGANAASAVLMDADTGTVIFEKDSHKKLPPASITKVMTMLLTAEALDKGTLKLTDKVKTSENAASMGGSQIFLEPGEEMTVEDMLKGIAMASGNDASVAIAEHIGGTEAGFVKMMNDKAKELGLKDTHFSNPNGLPTADHYSSAYDIAIMSRELLKHEYMTKYTGAYQDYLRKDSEKPFWLVNTNKLVRFYSGADGLKTGYTSEAKFCLTATAKRDGLRLIAVVLGEPNTKTRNAEVSAMFDYAFSQFAMQPLFKSGEVIGRVKVAKGQQAVLEIPADKSYNILVRKGASPEGITHKVVVPDSIKAPIKAGQPVGKLVVYQGDKVLKEFELTAPADIQKAGWWKLFKRTTSRLFFVD encoded by the coding sequence TTGAAGAAAAGGTTGTTAATTTGTACGCTCGCGTTCTGCTTATTCGCCGGAATGGCTACGCCTGGCAATGCGGCTCCGGCCGGTTCGCCTACTCAGGATCCTGCCACGGCAGGCCTTGGCGCCAATGCCGCTTCGGCTGTTCTGATGGATGCCGATACGGGCACGGTTATTTTTGAGAAGGACAGCCATAAGAAGCTTCCTCCTGCCAGCATTACCAAAGTCATGACGATGCTGCTTACGGCTGAAGCACTGGACAAAGGCACTTTAAAGCTGACTGATAAAGTCAAAACAAGTGAAAACGCCGCTTCCATGGGCGGTTCGCAGATCTTTCTTGAGCCTGGAGAGGAAATGACGGTCGAAGATATGCTGAAAGGCATCGCCATGGCCTCGGGGAATGACGCTTCTGTAGCGATTGCGGAGCACATTGGCGGCACCGAAGCCGGTTTTGTGAAAATGATGAACGACAAAGCCAAGGAGCTGGGACTGAAGGATACTCATTTTTCTAATCCAAACGGTCTTCCGACAGCCGATCATTACTCCTCCGCTTATGACATTGCCATCATGAGCCGGGAACTGCTCAAGCATGAATACATGACCAAATATACCGGCGCTTATCAGGATTATTTGCGCAAAGACAGCGAAAAACCGTTCTGGCTCGTCAACACAAACAAGCTGGTTCGTTTCTACAGCGGAGCCGACGGTCTGAAGACCGGTTATACCTCTGAAGCCAAATTCTGTTTGACGGCTACTGCAAAGCGGGACGGGCTGCGTTTGATTGCGGTTGTACTCGGTGAGCCGAATACGAAGACGCGGAATGCGGAAGTTTCCGCTATGTTCGACTATGCCTTTTCGCAATTTGCGATGCAGCCTCTCTTCAAGAGCGGGGAAGTTATCGGACGGGTGAAGGTAGCTAAAGGCCAGCAGGCGGTTCTGGAAATCCCGGCGGACAAATCCTATAACATCCTTGTGAGAAAAGGGGCCTCCCCGGAAGGCATTACACACAAAGTGGTTGTTCCGGATTCAATTAAAGCACCGATCAAGGCCGGTCAGCCGGTCGGCAAGCTGGTAGTGTACCAGGGAGACAAGGTGCTCAAGGAATTTGAGTTGACCGCACCTGCTGATATTCAAAAGGCCGGCTGGTGGAAGCTGTTTAAACGGACCACGTCACGCCTGTTTTTTGTAGATTGA
- a CDS encoding purine-nucleoside phosphorylase, whose translation MFTLNQGMVQEACAYIRQQTNRVPQVGLILGSGLGVLADYIEEAVTIQYENIPHFPRSTVEGHAGELMIGTVGGVDVVLMKGRFHMYEGYGPEMTAFPVRVMKELGVTKLLVTNAAGGVNTSYQPGDLMLISDHLNLTGRNPLIGANDAAFGPRFPDMSEAYSRRLRDLAKSVAAGKGFPLQEGVYAGLLGPNYETPAEIRMLRTLGADAVGMSTVSEVIVARHTGIEVLGISCISNMAAGILDQPLSHDEVMETTEMVKEKFLGLVLAVIPQM comes from the coding sequence ATGTTCACATTAAATCAAGGCATGGTGCAGGAAGCTTGTGCCTATATCCGTCAGCAAACAAACCGCGTTCCGCAGGTTGGACTCATTTTGGGTTCCGGCCTGGGCGTCCTCGCGGATTACATTGAAGAAGCAGTAACGATTCAATATGAGAACATTCCGCATTTTCCGCGTTCCACGGTGGAAGGACATGCCGGAGAGCTGATGATCGGAACGGTTGGCGGCGTTGACGTTGTCCTGATGAAAGGCCGTTTCCACATGTACGAAGGTTATGGCCCGGAAATGACAGCCTTCCCGGTTCGCGTGATGAAAGAGCTTGGCGTTACAAAACTGCTCGTGACTAACGCGGCGGGAGGCGTGAACACGTCCTACCAGCCTGGCGATCTGATGCTGATCTCCGACCACTTGAATCTGACCGGCCGCAATCCGCTGATCGGTGCCAATGATGCGGCGTTTGGACCACGTTTCCCGGACATGTCCGAAGCGTACAGCCGCCGTCTGCGCGATCTGGCCAAAAGCGTGGCTGCCGGGAAAGGATTCCCGCTTCAGGAAGGCGTCTACGCCGGCCTGCTTGGCCCGAACTACGAGACGCCGGCCGAGATCCGGATGCTCCGTACGCTTGGCGCGGATGCCGTTGGCATGTCTACCGTCTCCGAAGTCATTGTAGCCCGTCATACGGGGATAGAAGTGCTCGGAATCTCTTGCATCAGCAACATGGCGGCAGGTATTCTGGATCAGCCGCTGTCTCATGATGAAGTCATGGAGACGACAGAAATGGTCAAAGAGAAATTCCTTGGACTCGTTCTGGCCGTTATCCCCCAAATGTAA
- a CDS encoding phosphopentomutase encodes MSQQHQPRFRKISVIVMDSVGIGELPDAPKFGDAGSHTLGHILSTHPETQLPNLAKLGLGNIAPIPPVEPAAEPLGYYGKMAEVSAGKDTMTGHWELMGLKIETPFQTYPNGFPRDLMARFEQETGRKTIGNKPASGTEILDELGEEHMRTGAFIVYTSADSVFQIAAHEEVIPLDELYRACEIARRLTLEPEHSVGRVIARPFVGTPGNWKRTPNRHDYAVNPPEPTVLNGLKNAGYEVVSVGKINDIFSGEGINRSYPTKSNEHGIEETLKLLPESFSGMIFTNLVDFDSLYGHRRDPKGYAGALEVFDRALPDLMDATGEQDLLIITADHGNDPVHAGTDHTREYVPVLIYGPSLKQPGSSIGVRATYADLAATIADNFGIQGTGLGQSFLKELQ; translated from the coding sequence ATGAGTCAACAACATCAACCCCGCTTCAGAAAAATATCCGTTATCGTCATGGACAGCGTCGGCATCGGCGAGCTGCCTGATGCGCCGAAATTCGGCGATGCCGGCTCCCATACGCTGGGCCATATTTTAAGCACCCATCCGGAAACGCAGCTGCCTAACCTGGCCAAGCTTGGCCTAGGCAACATTGCGCCGATTCCTCCGGTAGAGCCTGCAGCTGAGCCGCTGGGCTACTACGGCAAGATGGCGGAGGTATCCGCGGGCAAAGACACCATGACCGGACATTGGGAGCTGATGGGCCTTAAGATTGAGACCCCTTTTCAGACCTATCCCAACGGTTTCCCGCGTGATCTGATGGCCCGCTTCGAGCAGGAGACCGGCCGCAAGACGATTGGTAACAAACCCGCTTCAGGAACCGAAATTTTGGACGAGCTGGGCGAAGAACATATGCGGACAGGCGCATTTATCGTCTACACTTCCGCCGACAGCGTGTTCCAGATCGCAGCCCATGAAGAGGTTATTCCGCTGGACGAGCTGTACCGGGCCTGTGAAATTGCCCGCCGTCTCACCCTCGAGCCAGAGCATTCCGTAGGCCGCGTAATTGCCCGGCCGTTCGTCGGAACGCCAGGCAATTGGAAGCGTACGCCGAACCGCCATGACTACGCGGTGAATCCGCCGGAACCCACCGTGCTGAACGGTTTGAAGAACGCCGGGTATGAGGTAGTATCCGTCGGCAAAATCAATGATATTTTCTCTGGCGAAGGCATCAATCGTTCCTATCCGACCAAAAGCAACGAGCATGGCATTGAGGAAACGCTCAAGCTGCTGCCGGAATCTTTTTCGGGTATGATTTTTACCAATCTGGTGGACTTTGATTCCTTGTACGGTCACCGCCGCGATCCGAAGGGATATGCGGGGGCTCTGGAAGTGTTTGACCGCGCGCTGCCCGACCTGATGGACGCCACCGGAGAACAGGATCTGCTGATCATTACAGCCGACCACGGGAATGACCCGGTTCATGCCGGCACGGACCACACCCGGGAATATGTACCGGTGCTGATCTATGGCCCGTCGCTGAAGCAGCCGGGAAGCAGCATTGGCGTTCGTGCTACCTACGCCGATCTGGCGGCCACGATTGCCGACAACTTCGGCATTCAAGGTACGGGACTTGGCCAAAGCTTTTTGAAAGAATTGCAATAA